In Oncorhynchus gorbuscha isolate QuinsamMale2020 ecotype Even-year linkage group LG02, OgorEven_v1.0, whole genome shotgun sequence, a single genomic region encodes these proteins:
- the LOC123992697 gene encoding proline-rich protein 5-like isoform X2 gives MRTLHRLKLMSSPSLSELGKSEKGSPEERGEKQKRAGANATWNSIHNAVIAVFQKKGLSDNELYVLNEGVRYLLKTELGSFFTEYLQNQLLTKGMVILRDKIRFYEGQKSLDSLAETWDFFFCDVLNTLQAIFHPVQGKEPNVRQLALLHFRNTIVLSVKLEDALSRPRARIPPSVTQMLLILQGVHESRGVSEDYLRLESLVQRVVSPYLGTHGLYSGDGSVAHCSCVLEKRLQWCWPKQPVDQSSKNPVVRSKSYNIPLLLTPVAEYDPDVSSVGSGGIRRHSACEIISCMEEQGLAYADIASRSDASTSSTSANRLCVVPQFRGTMESPLPSPSILPLHLHSPGPLHGTEATMTLTDMDKAAPSSPLSGSSSPETVIGQVLESLDLDSDGIFIEFPAPLLRVNEIWSGD, from the exons ATGAGGACTCTACACAGGCTGAAGTTGATGAGCTCCCCCAGTCTCAGTGAACTGGGAAAGAGTGAGAAGGGATCaccggaggagagaggagagaaacagaagagggcCGGGGCCAACGCTACCTGGAACAG cATCCACAATGCTGTCATTGCCGTCTTCCAGAAGAAAGGTCTGTCTGACAATGAACTCTATGTCCTCAACGAAGGTGTCAG ATACCTATTGAAAACCGAGCTGGGGTCGTTTTTCACAGAATACCTCCAG AACCAGTTGCTGACAAAGGGCATGGTCATTCTACGGGACAAAATAAGATTCTACGAAG GTCAGAAATCACTGGACTCTCTGGCAGAGACATGGGACTTCTTCTTCTGTGATGTTCTCAATACGCTGCAGGCCATCTTTCACCCAGTACAG GGTAAGGAGCCCAATGTGAGACAGCTGGCTCTGCTCCACTTCAGGAACACCATAGTTCTGAGTGTGAAGCTGGAGGATGCTCTGTCTCGGCCCCGCGCCCGCATTCCCCCCTCCGTCACACAGATGCTGCTTATACTGCAG ggtGTCCATGAATCGCGGGGTGTGAGTGAGGACTACCTGCGTCTGGAGTCTCTGGTCCAGAGGGTGGTCTCTCCTTACCTGGGCACCCATGGTCTCTACTCTGGAGATGGCAGCGTGGCACACTGCTCCTGTGTGCTGG AGAAGCGTTTGCAGTGGTGCTGGCCTAAGCAGCCTGTGGACCAGTCATCTAAGAACCCTGTGGTCCGTTCTAAGAGTTATAACATCCCTCTCCTCCTGACGCCCGTGGCAGAGTATGACCCTGATGTCAGCTCGGTGGGCAGTGGGGGCATCCGACGCCACTCTGCCTGTGAGATCATCTCCTGCATGGAGGAACAGGGGCTGGCCTACGCTGACATAGCGTCCAGGTCCGACGCATCCACCTCCAGCACCTCTGCTAACAGGCTCTGTGTGGTTCCACAGTTCAGAG GAACCATGgagtctcctctcccctccccctccatcctccccctccacctgCACTCCCCAGGACCCCTCCATGGGACAGAGGCAACAATGACCCTTACGGACATGGACAAGgctgccccctcctctccactcagcGGATCCTCCAGCCCGGAGACGGTCATTGGACAGGTGCTGGAGTCCCTGGACTTAGATTCAGATGGGATATTCATAGAATTCCCAGCCCCGCTGCTCAGAGTCAATGAGATATGGTCGGGAGATTAG
- the LOC123992697 gene encoding proline-rich protein 5-like isoform X1, translated as MLDGLRRRHSSRPSPRPLSLNFTTFSAPPPSPDIDSNHHPIRRTLHRLKLMSSPSLSELGKSEKGSPEERGEKQKRAGANATWNSIHNAVIAVFQKKGLSDNELYVLNEGVRYLLKTELGSFFTEYLQNQLLTKGMVILRDKIRFYEGQKSLDSLAETWDFFFCDVLNTLQAIFHPVQGKEPNVRQLALLHFRNTIVLSVKLEDALSRPRARIPPSVTQMLLILQGVHESRGVSEDYLRLESLVQRVVSPYLGTHGLYSGDGSVAHCSCVLEKRLQWCWPKQPVDQSSKNPVVRSKSYNIPLLLTPVAEYDPDVSSVGSGGIRRHSACEIISCMEEQGLAYADIASRSDASTSSTSANRLCVVPQFRGTMESPLPSPSILPLHLHSPGPLHGTEATMTLTDMDKAAPSSPLSGSSSPETVIGQVLESLDLDSDGIFIEFPAPLLRVNEIWSGD; from the exons GACTCTACACAGGCTGAAGTTGATGAGCTCCCCCAGTCTCAGTGAACTGGGAAAGAGTGAGAAGGGATCaccggaggagagaggagagaaacagaagagggcCGGGGCCAACGCTACCTGGAACAG cATCCACAATGCTGTCATTGCCGTCTTCCAGAAGAAAGGTCTGTCTGACAATGAACTCTATGTCCTCAACGAAGGTGTCAG ATACCTATTGAAAACCGAGCTGGGGTCGTTTTTCACAGAATACCTCCAG AACCAGTTGCTGACAAAGGGCATGGTCATTCTACGGGACAAAATAAGATTCTACGAAG GTCAGAAATCACTGGACTCTCTGGCAGAGACATGGGACTTCTTCTTCTGTGATGTTCTCAATACGCTGCAGGCCATCTTTCACCCAGTACAG GGTAAGGAGCCCAATGTGAGACAGCTGGCTCTGCTCCACTTCAGGAACACCATAGTTCTGAGTGTGAAGCTGGAGGATGCTCTGTCTCGGCCCCGCGCCCGCATTCCCCCCTCCGTCACACAGATGCTGCTTATACTGCAG ggtGTCCATGAATCGCGGGGTGTGAGTGAGGACTACCTGCGTCTGGAGTCTCTGGTCCAGAGGGTGGTCTCTCCTTACCTGGGCACCCATGGTCTCTACTCTGGAGATGGCAGCGTGGCACACTGCTCCTGTGTGCTGG AGAAGCGTTTGCAGTGGTGCTGGCCTAAGCAGCCTGTGGACCAGTCATCTAAGAACCCTGTGGTCCGTTCTAAGAGTTATAACATCCCTCTCCTCCTGACGCCCGTGGCAGAGTATGACCCTGATGTCAGCTCGGTGGGCAGTGGGGGCATCCGACGCCACTCTGCCTGTGAGATCATCTCCTGCATGGAGGAACAGGGGCTGGCCTACGCTGACATAGCGTCCAGGTCCGACGCATCCACCTCCAGCACCTCTGCTAACAGGCTCTGTGTGGTTCCACAGTTCAGAG GAACCATGgagtctcctctcccctccccctccatcctccccctccacctgCACTCCCCAGGACCCCTCCATGGGACAGAGGCAACAATGACCCTTACGGACATGGACAAGgctgccccctcctctccactcagcGGATCCTCCAGCCCGGAGACGGTCATTGGACAGGTGCTGGAGTCCCTGGACTTAGATTCAGATGGGATATTCATAGAATTCCCAGCCCCGCTGCTCAGAGTCAATGAGATATGGTCGGGAGATTAG